The DNA sequence GACGAAATCGGAATTCTGAATTCGGAATCCCGCCCACCTGCCCCCCTTGATGGGCTTCTCACGAACTGTAGACAGAAAAACGGCCCGCCGGAGAGGCGGGCCGTGTTGTTGTTTTTCGGGCTTCTTCAGCGTCGCGCCAGCTCTCGGATCAGTTCGACCGCCTGCTCGTGGTTGAGATCCTCATCGAGATCCAGGGCCTTGGTTTCGGAAATGCCCTCCTCGTCGAGCTTCTGGTAGAGAACTGCATCTCGCTCGTCGGAATCCCAGTGCATGAGCAGGGACAGCCCGCTGCCGATTTCCAGCCGGCCGCTCTTCAACGGCAGGTCGGGCCTGAGAGCGATCGCGCTCGCGTGGCGGAGAATGATGATCTGCCGCCGGCGCTTTTCGAGAGTCTGTTCGTCTTCCTCGATCGTGGGCAGGATCTCCAGGATCTGGAAGTGGCAGCTGGCCAGGTCAGTGGCGAAGACGTGCGGATGACCGCTGCGGGGGTCGACAAAGAGCTTCGGATGGCGCAGGTTGTCGCCGGCCTCGAACTCGAAGCAGCCGACACCGTAGGGAAGCAGATCGTAAAGCTCGATCGGGTCCATCGAATTCCAGATCGGCGTGCCGTCGTCTCGCAGCTCGATCGCGGCGTAGCTTGCGAGGCCGGCGTCTTCCTCACTGATCTGGCTCCACCAGACGAGGTGGAGGAATGAAATCGCGCTTTCGCCGATGATCGGCTCGTCGTTCTCGTCAACTCCTTCAACTGTCTCGATGACGGAGCGATCGATCAGGAGCGCCGGATTGTACGCTGCGATTCCGTCGCTTCCGGCGAATGTCCTCGGGCCGATCCAGGTACCGTCGATGAAACCTGCCACTCGCAGCCTGGCGTCCATTCCTTCCAACTTCTGCCACAGGACGTAAAGTGCGCCGCTCGCCTCGTCCACCCCCACCTGCAGAGAGCTTTCGACCGCGGCCGCCGATTGGGGAACGAAGAACTCGCTGACCGTGTCGTCGGCGTACCGGGCGGTCACGACCACCTGGTTGTCCCGCGTGCCGGCGCTGTACAGCACGCCGTCATCGGTCAGCACCTTCGGCCCGGCTGCGCCGGCGACACCGGCGACTCCGAGCGCGATGGCGGCAATCAGACAGATTCTGATTCCTCTCATCGCGACCCCCTCAGGTTCACCACGGTGGTCAGGTCCGTCGCGAGGAAAACGTCAATGATCTCCTCGGAAATCCCGGCCTCCGGGTAATATGCGGTGAGCTCGTGCAGGTATCGGCGAGCACCGAAGGTGTCGCCCCGTCTCACCGCAATTTCACTCAAAAGAAATAGGCAGTTCTTGGCAATTTGTTGATCGGAGTACTCGACCGCGATCTCGAGGGCCTCCGAGCCGCAGCGATACGCTCTATCGAGGTCATCCGCGAGGACGTATCCATAACAGAGATCCTGCAGCACCTCGTATAGGTACTGCTCGGCGCCGAGGTCCTCGAGAGTCGTCCTTGCCGATTCGCATCGTTGCAGGCCTTGCTCGAGGCGGCCGGTGCACATCATGACGTACCCGAGGTTGTCCTCGACCTGAGCCGCCATGATTCGCTGGTAGCCTTCACCGCCCTGATGTGCCTCGAGGCAGATGTGGAACGCCTCTTCGGCTTCTTCAAAGCGCGAATCCCGCACGGCGAGGGTGCCGACCAGGTTGAGGCTGCGGCGCTCGAGGCTCCGGTCACCGAGCTCGCGCGCGAGTCCGGTGGCGCGCTGCGCGTAGCTGCCGGCGCGCTCGAGGTCCTCCGAGATGAAGTACGCGACGCCCGTGCAGTAGGCGGCGAGGAAGCGGTTCCTCGTGTCGCCGCTGCGGAGCAGTATCTCTTTCAGCTTCGGGATCTGATCTGCGCCGCGGTCGAGCTCGACCAGCACAGAGCAGCGGTTGCAGAAGGCGCGATCGGCGAGGTCGATCTCGCCCAGGCCGCGAGCAAGGTTCTCCGCCTCTTCGAAGAAACCGACGGCGCGATCAAATTCGCTGGCGCCAACCGCCTTCTCTCCGAGCAGCAGGAGTTCGTCGTAGCGATCTCTCATGAGCCGTTCTCTCCGCTGCGTCTGCCTCCCAGACTGCGCCGCGCCTGGCGCTCCTTGCGAAGCTTGAACTCGAGAAACTCCTGGACCTCGGCGCGTCCCTCGGGACTGAGCTCGCGCAGGAGATGGAGGATCTTCATGTCGTCACGACTCAGGGGCTGTTTCTCGACCGCTGCACTCATCTTCTGTTGGCCAAAGAAATCAGCCAGATCGAGGTCGAAGACCCCGAGGATCTTGAAAAGGTTGTCGAGGGAGACCCGGTACTCGCCCTTCTCCATCCGCGAGAGGTCGCTCTGCTGGATGCCAATCTGGCGCGCCAGCTCGGCCTGAGTCAGGCCGCGTTCCTTGCGCAGGCGACGCAGGCGGCTACCGATGGCCGCCACCTCACTCATCCCGGTCTGGCTTATCTGAGCCACGGGCTTGGTCTTCCTCCCGCCGTGTAGTACCATCCCGCAGCTGCGAGTGGGCACAATACGGCCGTTCGTAGTAAATAGTATGCCGCCGCAGCAAGGCCGTCAACCGTGTTTTGCATCACATTCGTCAGATTTCGGCAGTCAAACCGGGTGCGGGAGTATTGGCACCGTTCTTGCTGCTCGGATCGCCGAAGACAAGGAGCCGACGCCGTCGGGCAGCGAATCCGCCCATCGGCCGAGCTCGGGAGGTAATGAATGAGTTCGTACAGGATATTGGCCACTCTTCTGGTCATTTCGACGGCCGCTCTCGGCGTGCACGCGCAGGAGCAGAAGCCAATCGCCGGCGGACAGGCCGCTTCGGGACGGAAGAGCGGGGCCCAGGCCCAGCAGGGCGAGGAGAAAAAAAAGCCGCGGCGGACGTTTGAGGAGTTCGTCGCCGACTGGATGACACCGAAACCATTTCCCAAGAATCAGGTCGTCAAGATCGACGATCGTTACGCCTATCCGCACGTGGTTGCCGGCATCAAGATGGAGATCGTGCGCGAGGACGACGAGTACGTGTGGTTGCGGGGCATCTCGCCGGAGGATCCCAACTCGCCGCTCTACAAGGTCTGGGCCCAGCGGGAGGCCGAGGAGGCGCGGGCCGCCGACTGGGCGGAATTCTCCAACCAGCCTGGCGCGGTCAACTTCATGGATTTCGGCGCAGTCATGGTACCGCCGCCCGATATGGAGAGCCTCACCTTTGTGTCCGGCGGTGGGACGCTGCCAAACAAGGGCCGGTGGCAGATGGGATTTGCGGTCGCCGATATGAATGAGGACGGGCACCAGGACCTGGTATTCCCGCCGCAGCGCAAGCAGCTCCCCCCCGCTCCCTCCATTCTCCTGGGTGATGGCACGGGGAACTTCTCTTACTGGAATGAATCCAAGTGGCCGGAGGCAATGCCGTGGGACTACGGCGACGTTGTCGCCGGCGACTTCAACAACGATGGTCACCAGGATGTTGTCTTTGCGGTGCACTTCAAAAGCCAGTTCGCGTTGTTCGGCAATGGCGACGGGCGCTTCCCGAGCGGGGGGATCCTTCCGTCGCCGGATCCGCGGGTCACCTCTCGGGCGGTGACCGCGGCCGATTTCGACGGCGATGGGCGCACCGATCTTGCGTTCGTCGCCGAGATCGACTACGACGTCACCTCCAATGCGAGGTTCGAAGGCTCGCCCTCGGCGTGGGTCCTCTTCAACCGGGGTGATGACTGGGAGATCTCCAGCGAAGGTCTCCCGCAGAATCTCATCGCCGATGTCATCCGCTCTGCCGATCTCGATGGCGACGGCCGACCGGAGCTCATCATTTCTTCCAACACTCTCGGACCGAGAATGCTCGTTTATTCCTGGCGGGACGCCGAGGGCTGGGTCGCGGCCGAGCACCGCGGGCTCCTCAGCGCTTCCTATCACTACGACGTCGAGCCGACGGTGGGCGGGGTGTTCTCGACCTTCGTCCAGTTCGGAAGATTCCAGAGCACAACCCAGGCTCGCAACGGCTTGATCCACTATCCGACAAGCTTCGACGGGGAGTTCGAGACGCCGGTGCCGCTGGTGTGGGACAAGGAGCGCGGCAACGTGTTTTTCCGCCTGGCGGTGGGTGATCTCGACGGCGACGGTCATCCCGATCTTGTCGCCGGTCGCAAGAACGGTGGGCTCGAGGTCTACCTGCAATCCGAGGACGGGTCGTTCTACCGGGAGCGCGGCACCGAGCTCGACAGCGTGGGACGCGCCTTTGATATCCGCCTGGTCGATCTCGATGGCGACGGTCGCGACGACATCATCGCCGGTTGCGTCGAACAGGACGAGAGGCCGGGTGGTATCTACGTGTGGTTGAGCAGACCATCCGTGTGAATTCGGAATTCGGAATTGAGAATTGAGAATTCGAGATGTGAAATTCCCTGCGAGGGTTGACTTGCCGGGGCCCAGGTGGGATCATTTGGAGACGCCCTGTCTCGGCGAGAGCGTCTTGACACGTCTGGGCCACGGTGCTATATTTTATGCTGTGATGACATAATCTGAGGATAAGTTGCGAAAAATAAATCATTTATAGGGGGTGATGCGGGACAACGGAGGGCACCAGAAGTTCAGCCGGCCATTCGGCTGGGAGTATTTCTTGCAGATGATAGAGGAAAGGAAGGAGCTGAAATGAAGAGATTTCTGACAATTGCGGCGGTGGCGATTCTCGCCCTCGGTGCGGGTAACGCCTTTGCCGTCGAGTGTGCGCTGGACAACGTGCCGGCGTCGACTCTGCTCTTCCCGTTCGTGGCGTACGACTACGAGGCGGGAGACCAGGGCACGACCACGCT is a window from the Acidobacteriota bacterium genome containing:
- a CDS encoding VCBS repeat-containing protein, which gives rise to MSSYRILATLLVISTAALGVHAQEQKPIAGGQAASGRKSGAQAQQGEEKKKPRRTFEEFVADWMTPKPFPKNQVVKIDDRYAYPHVVAGIKMEIVREDDEYVWLRGISPEDPNSPLYKVWAQREAEEARAADWAEFSNQPGAVNFMDFGAVMVPPPDMESLTFVSGGGTLPNKGRWQMGFAVADMNEDGHQDLVFPPQRKQLPPAPSILLGDGTGNFSYWNESKWPEAMPWDYGDVVAGDFNNDGHQDVVFAVHFKSQFALFGNGDGRFPSGGILPSPDPRVTSRAVTAADFDGDGRTDLAFVAEIDYDVTSNARFEGSPSAWVLFNRGDDWEISSEGLPQNLIADVIRSADLDGDGRPELIISSNTLGPRMLVYSWRDAEGWVAAEHRGLLSASYHYDVEPTVGGVFSTFVQFGRFQSTTQARNGLIHYPTSFDGEFETPVPLVWDKERGNVFFRLAVGDLDGDGHPDLVAGRKNGGLEVYLQSEDGSFYRERGTELDSVGRAFDIRLVDLDGDGRDDIIAGCVEQDERPGGIYVWLSRPSV
- a CDS encoding helix-turn-helix domain-containing protein; the protein is MAQISQTGMSEVAAIGSRLRRLRKERGLTQAELARQIGIQQSDLSRMEKGEYRVSLDNLFKILGVFDLDLADFFGQQKMSAAVEKQPLSRDDMKILHLLRELSPEGRAEVQEFLEFKLRKERQARRSLGGRRSGENGS